In Oscillatoria acuminata PCC 6304, a single window of DNA contains:
- a CDS encoding magnesium chelatase subunit H, protein MFTHVKPTIRHIAPDDIRGRSLLKVVYVVLEAQYQSALSSAVRSINENNQNLAIEISGYLIEELRDSNNYEAFKQDLATANVFIASLIFIEDLAQKVTAAVEPHRDRLDVAVVFPSMPEVMRLNKMGSFSMAQLGQSKSAIGQFMKKRKEKSGSSFQDGMLKLLQTLPKVLKYLPMDKAQDARNFMLSFQYWLGGSSENLENFLLMLADKYVFKGQQTVKFQDPVVYLDMGVWHPLAPKMFEDVKDYLNWYNSRDDISDDLKDPLAPCIGLVLQRTHLVTGDDAHYVAMVQEIEALGARPIPVFAGGLDFSKPVDAYFWDVGAKGVEPLPLVDTVISLTGFALVGGPARQDHPKAIDSLKRLNRPYMVALPLVFQTTEEWQDSDLGLHPIQVALQIAIPELDGAIEPIILSGRDGATGKAIALQDRIETVTQRAIKWATLRRKPKLDKKLAITIFSFPPDKGNVGTAAYLDVFGSIYEVMNALKCNGYDLPELPESAEALMLEVIHDAQAQYNSPELNVAYRMSVEEYEKLTPYSERLQENWGPPPGHLNTDGQNLLVYGKSFGNVFIGIQPTFGYEGDPMRLLFSRSASPHHGFAAYYTYLEQIWGADAVLHFGTHGSLEFMPGKQMGMSGECYPDSLIGKIPNIYYYAANNPSEATIAKRRSYAETISYLTPPAENAGLYKGLQELNELIGSYQTLKESGRGVAIVNTIMDKCRLVNLDQDINLPEKDAIELTPEERDNVVGQVYRKLMEIESRLLPCGLHVIGKPPSAEEAIATLVNIASLDRDEEGVKSLLRIIANSIGRDIDELYANNDKGILEDVELLQAIIQATRAAVAALVQEQTDAEGRVSRVSKLNFFNMGKKAPWVESLHQSGYPNVSNDDLKPLFEYLEFCLQQVCADNELGALLRALEGEYVLPGPGGDPIRNPDVLPTGKNIHALDPQSIPTAAAVTSAKIVVDRLLDRQRRENNGEWPETIACVLWGTDNIKTYGESLAQIMWMVGVKPVPDALGRVNKLELLSLEELGRPRIDVVINCSGVFRDLFINQMNLLDKAVKMAAEADEPLEMNFIRKHAMKQAEEMGINLRQAATRVFSNASGSYASNVNLAVENSTWESENELQEMYLTRKSFAFSSDNPGTMEQDRQIFESSLKTADVTFQNLDSSEISLTDVSHYFDSDPTKVIGTLRGDGKKPAAYIADTTTANAQVRTLSETVRLDTRTKMLNPKWYEGMLSHGYEGVRELSKRLVNTMGWSATAGAVDNWVYEEANETFMKDEEMQKRLLNLNPNSFRKMVTTLLEANGRGYWETSEENLDRLRELYQEVEDRIEGIE, encoded by the coding sequence ATGTTCACTCACGTCAAGCCCACCATTCGACACATTGCCCCAGATGATATCAGAGGGCGTTCTTTACTGAAGGTGGTCTATGTCGTGCTAGAAGCCCAGTATCAGAGTGCTTTATCGTCTGCGGTTCGCTCAATCAACGAAAATAACCAAAATTTAGCCATTGAAATCAGTGGTTACTTGATCGAAGAACTGCGTGACTCGAATAACTACGAGGCTTTTAAGCAGGATCTAGCCACGGCAAATGTTTTTATTGCTTCCCTAATTTTCATTGAAGATTTAGCCCAAAAAGTGACTGCCGCAGTCGAGCCCCACCGCGATCGCCTGGATGTCGCCGTGGTGTTTCCCTCCATGCCGGAGGTGATGCGTCTGAATAAAATGGGCAGTTTCTCGATGGCGCAATTGGGTCAATCCAAGAGTGCGATCGGGCAATTTATGAAGAAGCGCAAGGAAAAATCTGGGAGTTCCTTCCAGGATGGAATGCTCAAGTTGCTACAAACCTTGCCCAAAGTCCTCAAATATCTACCGATGGACAAAGCCCAGGATGCCCGCAACTTCATGCTGAGTTTCCAATATTGGTTGGGAGGGTCCTCAGAAAACCTGGAAAACTTCCTGCTGATGTTGGCGGATAAATATGTCTTCAAAGGTCAGCAAACGGTGAAATTCCAGGATCCAGTGGTTTATCTGGATATGGGGGTCTGGCATCCCTTGGCCCCGAAAATGTTTGAGGATGTTAAGGATTATCTGAACTGGTATAACAGCCGGGACGATATTTCCGATGACCTCAAAGACCCCCTGGCCCCCTGCATTGGATTAGTGCTGCAACGCACCCACCTGGTGACCGGGGATGATGCCCATTATGTGGCAATGGTGCAGGAAATTGAAGCCTTGGGTGCACGCCCGATTCCGGTGTTTGCCGGGGGATTAGACTTTTCTAAACCTGTGGATGCCTATTTCTGGGATGTGGGGGCGAAAGGCGTTGAACCGTTGCCGTTGGTGGATACGGTGATTTCGTTGACCGGATTTGCTTTGGTGGGAGGTCCCGCCCGTCAAGACCATCCCAAGGCGATCGACTCTCTGAAACGGTTAAATCGGCCCTATATGGTAGCCTTGCCGTTGGTGTTCCAAACTACCGAAGAATGGCAGGATAGTGATTTGGGGTTACACCCGATTCAAGTGGCCCTACAGATTGCGATTCCGGAATTGGATGGGGCGATCGAACCGATTATTTTATCGGGACGAGATGGGGCTACCGGGAAGGCGATCGCCCTCCAGGACCGCATCGAAACAGTCACCCAACGGGCAATTAAATGGGCAACCCTGCGCCGGAAGCCCAAACTGGATAAAAAACTGGCTATCACCATCTTCAGTTTCCCCCCAGATAAAGGGAATGTGGGAACTGCTGCCTATCTAGATGTGTTCGGCAGCATCTATGAAGTGATGAACGCCCTCAAATGCAACGGGTATGACCTTCCTGAGTTGCCTGAGTCTGCTGAGGCGCTGATGTTGGAAGTTATCCACGATGCCCAAGCGCAGTACAATAGCCCGGAATTGAATGTCGCCTATCGGATGTCGGTGGAAGAGTATGAAAAACTGACACCCTATTCTGAACGCCTGCAAGAAAACTGGGGACCGCCTCCGGGACATCTCAACACCGATGGCCAAAATTTGTTGGTGTATGGGAAGTCATTTGGAAACGTCTTTATCGGGATTCAGCCAACCTTTGGGTATGAAGGCGACCCGATGCGGTTGTTGTTCTCGCGATCGGCTAGTCCCCATCATGGATTTGCCGCTTACTACACCTATTTAGAGCAAATTTGGGGTGCTGATGCGGTGCTTCACTTTGGCACTCATGGGTCCTTGGAATTTATGCCAGGGAAGCAGATGGGGATGTCGGGAGAATGCTATCCCGACAGCTTAATTGGCAAGATTCCAAATATCTACTATTACGCGGCTAATAATCCTTCGGAGGCGACCATCGCCAAACGTCGGTCCTATGCTGAAACGATTAGCTATTTGACGCCACCGGCAGAGAATGCGGGGTTATACAAGGGACTGCAAGAACTGAATGAGTTGATTGGGTCCTATCAAACTCTGAAAGAGAGTGGACGGGGAGTGGCGATCGTTAACACCATCATGGATAAATGCCGGTTGGTGAATTTGGATCAGGATATCAACTTACCCGAGAAAGATGCGATCGAACTGACTCCCGAGGAACGGGATAATGTAGTGGGTCAAGTCTACCGCAAGCTGATGGAAATCGAATCGCGGTTGTTACCCTGTGGGTTGCACGTGATTGGTAAACCGCCTTCTGCTGAAGAGGCGATCGCCACCTTAGTCAACATCGCCTCCCTCGATCGCGACGAAGAAGGCGTCAAGAGTCTGCTACGCATTATCGCCAACAGCATCGGACGGGACATCGACGAACTCTATGCCAACAACGATAAAGGCATCCTAGAAGACGTCGAACTGTTACAAGCGATTATTCAAGCCACTCGCGCCGCAGTCGCCGCCCTCGTCCAAGAACAAACCGATGCCGAAGGACGAGTCTCCCGAGTCTCCAAACTCAACTTCTTCAACATGGGCAAAAAAGCCCCCTGGGTCGAATCCCTGCACCAATCGGGATATCCCAACGTCAGCAACGACGACCTCAAACCCCTGTTTGAGTACCTGGAATTCTGCCTCCAGCAAGTCTGCGCCGACAACGAACTCGGGGCCTTATTGCGCGCCTTAGAAGGGGAATATGTCCTCCCCGGACCCGGTGGCGACCCCATCCGTAACCCGGATGTGCTCCCTACCGGCAAAAACATCCACGCCCTCGACCCCCAATCCATCCCCACCGCCGCCGCAGTCACCTCGGCCAAAATCGTCGTAGACCGGCTGTTAGACCGGCAACGGCGAGAAAATAACGGAGAATGGCCCGAAACCATCGCCTGCGTCCTCTGGGGAACCGACAACATCAAAACCTACGGGGAATCCCTCGCCCAAATCATGTGGATGGTGGGAGTCAAACCCGTTCCCGATGCATTAGGACGAGTCAACAAACTGGAACTGCTGTCCTTAGAAGAGTTAGGACGTCCCCGCATCGACGTGGTGATCAACTGTTCCGGCGTCTTCCGTGACTTGTTCATTAACCAAATGAACCTGTTAGACAAAGCGGTGAAAATGGCCGCTGAAGCCGACGAACCATTAGAGATGAACTTCATCCGTAAACACGCGATGAAACAAGCGGAAGAGATGGGAATCAACCTGCGCCAAGCCGCCACCCGCGTCTTTTCTAACGCTTCCGGTTCCTACGCCTCCAACGTCAACCTAGCAGTGGAGAATAGCACCTGGGAAAGCGAGAACGAGTTACAGGAAATGTATCTCACCCGTAAATCCTTTGCCTTCTCCTCGGATAATCCGGGAACAATGGAACAGGACCGTCAGATTTTCGAGTCTTCCTTGAAAACGGCGGATGTCACATTCCAAAACTTGGATTCTTCGGAAATCAGTCTCACCGACGTTTCTCACTACTTCGATTCCGACCCGACCAAAGTGATCGGCACCTTACGCGGCGACGGCAAGAAACCCGCAGCCTACATCGCCGACACCACCACCGCCAACGCCCAAGTGCGAACCCTATCGGAAACCGTCCGCTTAGATACGCGCACCAAGATGCTCAATCCCAAGTGGTACGAGGGAATGCTCTCCCACGGCTACGAAGGCGTCCGCGAACTCTCGAAACGCCTCGTGAATACAATGGGATGGAGTGCGACAGCAGGTGCTGTCGATAACTGGGTGTACGAGGAAGCGAACGAAACCTTTATGAAGGATGAGGAGATGCAGAAACGCCTGCTGAACCTGAATCCGAACTCGTTCCGCAAGATGGTCACCACCTTGCTAGAAGCCAATGGACGCGGGTACTGGGAAACCAGTGAGGAGAATTTAGACCGCCTGCGCGAGTTGTATCAGGAAGTGGAGGACCGGATTGAAGGGATAGAATAG